DNA sequence from the uncultured Ilyobacter sp. genome:
GTCATGGTCAGTTGAAATTTTATTCTTTCTGATAACTCTGTAATTGATTGGTAGAGAAGCCTCGCTTGTTTTGTAGGTAACAGAAAGTAAATTTACACCTTTAACACATTTAGATTTGGTGTGGTCATAGCAATAGGAAACAACATCATTTTCTTTCGTGTGAGGTTTTTCAATAATAGTATCATCTACAGATATACAGGCGTTATTATTCTGGATACTTTTAAGGATAGGTTTAATCGTTAACCAAAAGTTTTTTTCACAAAATTCACCAGAACTTAAAAAACGGTATATTTTGTCCTTAGAGTATCTATCTTCTGTTATTTTTTGAAGATCTGTAGAATGAGCATATTTTGAAGATGCAATTAAAAAATTAGCATAAATATTTAAGTAGTCTTTATTCATAGTATTTTTCTCCTAAAAGTTGTTAATAAAATTATACTTCTTTAGAGAATATTATCAAAGGCCAGGCGCGAAACATCAGTTAATTATATAAAAATAGGGGGAGTTAAAAGATGGTTAAGTTGTTGAAAAGGATTGTACTTGTTATGATGATTGTAGTATTTGCTGCCTGTGGTAAAAAAGAGGCTAAGCTAGAAATGATAACATTGGGGCACACAAACTTTACAGAGCAAAGAGTATTGGGACAATTATTTGCAGTTATGATCGAGAATCACACTGATTATAAGACTGATGTAAAAGAATTGGGTGGAACTAAAATTGCATTTGAAGCTATAAAAACTGGGGACATATCTATTTATCCTCATTGTACAGGTACTGGGTATTCAGTTATTTTAAAACAGACTGAACTTAAAGATCCAGATGCGGTTTATGAATATGTAAAAAATGCATATGCAGAAAAAAAGTATAATTTAGAATATTTAAAACCACTTGGATTTAATGACACATATACACTGGCAATAAAACCTGAAACCGCTGAGAAATATAATTTGAAAACATTTTCAGATTTAGCAAAGGTTTCTGAAGAACTTGTAATCGGGGCAACCATGGAATTTTTAGAAAGAGAAGATGGAGTACCTGGTCTAAAGAAAGCCTATCCAGGTATGGAATTTAAAGGAGAAAAAGCCCTTGAAGGAGGACTCCGTTATACTGCTATAAAAGAAGACAAGATAGATATTGCAGATGCTTTCTCTACAGATGGGAAACTTCTAACATATAATCTTGTTATACTAGAAGATGATAAAAATTTCTTCCCACCTTATTACGCAGCACCACTTCTTAATGGAGAATTTGCAAAAAATCACCCTGAAATAAAAGAAGTTCTTGAAAAGCTTGCAGAACAGATTAATGAGAATGATATGCAAAATATGAACTATAGAGCTGATGAAGAAGGGATTCCTGCAAGAGTCGTTGCAGAAGAGTTTCTTAAAGGAAAAGGTCTTATATAAAGTTTTAAATTTAAAATTTTATAAAGTATTAGAATGAGGGCATCCATATGTCTTGATTTTTAGGTAAAGTTATTTTAATCTTGAATTGTATAAAAATAGGGGGAGTTAAAAGATGGCTAAGTTAATGAAAAGTATTGTAATTGTCATGATAATTATGGCATTTGCTGCCTGTGGTAAAAAAGAATCAGAGGTGAAAATAATCAACATCGGTCACAAAAATTATACAGAACAAAGATTACTTGGACAAATATTTGCTGTTATGATAGAGAATCATACAGACTATAAAACAGATGTAAAGGAACTAGGGGGGACGCAAATTGCGTTTGAAGCTTTAAAAAGTAGGGGGATAGACCTTTATCCTGAGTATACTGGATCAGCATATGCAGCTCTTTTAAATGAAAGCGGTTTAAAAGATCCTGAGAAAATTTATAATCTTGTTAAAGATAGAATCAAGACTCTATATAATTTAGATTATTTAAGTCCCTTAGGTTTTAATAATGCATGGACTTTATCGGTAAAACCTGAAACTGCTGAAAAATACAATCTAAAAACATTTTCAGATTTAGCAAAACAGTCTGGAAAATTGGTAATTGGAGCGAGTATGGAATTCTTTGAAAGAGAAGACGCAATGCTGGGTCTGAAAAAAATATATGCAGGTATGGATTTTAAGGAAGAAAAAGCTCTTAACGGAGGTCTTCGTTATACAGCCATAAAAAGTGGGAAAATAGATGTTACAGATGCTTTTGGTACAGATGGAAAATTAGTTACTTATAAGTTAATTACATTAGAAGATGACAAAAATTTCTTTCTGCCGTATCATATAGCACCACTTTTGAATGGGGATTTTGCAAAGGCTCACCCTGAAGTGGTAGAAACTCTTGAAAAACTATCGGGACAGTTCAATGAAACAGAAATGCAGAATATGAACTATAGAATTGATGAAGAAGGTATTCCTGCAAGGGCTGTGGCAGAAGAATTTCTCAAGGAAAAAGGACTTATATAAAATTTAAGTTATGATTTGTTAAAAGTATCGGAAAAACATTTCCGGTGCTTTTGTTTTTTATTCTAAGGAAAGTAAGCTTATTTTTTGTATAAGTATGTAAGATTTAGAATAAAAGGAGGCAAGGATATGGAATTGAAAAAAGAAAAATGTCTTCCATGTGAGGTCGGTGGAGTTCCATTAGGTGAAAAAGAGGTCTTGGAAATGTCTAAGATGATAAATCCTGAATGGGGTATAGAGGATAGTAAAATAGTCAAAAGAACTTTTAAATTCAAAAATTTTAAAAAAGCTTTGGAATTTGTAAATAGAGTTGGAGCAATTGCAGAGTCAGAGGGTCACCATCCTGATATAGAATTAAGCTGGGGAAAAGTAACGGTTAGATTTACAACACATAAAATAGG
Encoded proteins:
- a CDS encoding glycine betaine ABC transporter substrate-binding protein → MVKLLKRIVLVMMIVVFAACGKKEAKLEMITLGHTNFTEQRVLGQLFAVMIENHTDYKTDVKELGGTKIAFEAIKTGDISIYPHCTGTGYSVILKQTELKDPDAVYEYVKNAYAEKKYNLEYLKPLGFNDTYTLAIKPETAEKYNLKTFSDLAKVSEELVIGATMEFLEREDGVPGLKKAYPGMEFKGEKALEGGLRYTAIKEDKIDIADAFSTDGKLLTYNLVILEDDKNFFPPYYAAPLLNGEFAKNHPEIKEVLEKLAEQINENDMQNMNYRADEEGIPARVVAEEFLKGKGLI
- a CDS encoding glycine betaine ABC transporter substrate-binding protein, producing the protein MAKLMKSIVIVMIIMAFAACGKKESEVKIINIGHKNYTEQRLLGQIFAVMIENHTDYKTDVKELGGTQIAFEALKSRGIDLYPEYTGSAYAALLNESGLKDPEKIYNLVKDRIKTLYNLDYLSPLGFNNAWTLSVKPETAEKYNLKTFSDLAKQSGKLVIGASMEFFEREDAMLGLKKIYAGMDFKEEKALNGGLRYTAIKSGKIDVTDAFGTDGKLVTYKLITLEDDKNFFLPYHIAPLLNGDFAKAHPEVVETLEKLSGQFNETEMQNMNYRIDEEGIPARAVAEEFLKEKGLI
- a CDS encoding 4a-hydroxytetrahydrobiopterin dehydratase, with the translated sequence MELKKEKCLPCEVGGVPLGEKEVLEMSKMINPEWGIEDSKIVKRTFKFKNFKKALEFVNRVGAIAESEGHHPDIELSWGKVTVRFTTHKIGGLSTNDFIMAAKIDEVEI